The Candidatus Methylomirabilota bacterium region GGGCGGAGGGGTTGACTTGAAGAGTGCCTCAATCTCGGCGCAGCCGGCCGCGAGAAAAAGACTCAGCAATATGACAATTGTGCGCGACGTCATCACCGGGATGTCTGCACCCTCACTTAAGCAGCAGCAAAGGAGACCGTCATCGTGGTCCCTTGGCCCACCTTTGAGCCCACCTTAATGGTCCCTCCATGCATCTGGACGATCCGGTACACTAACGAAAGGCCGATCCCATTCCCGTCCGGCTTGGTAGTGTAGTAGAGACGGAATATTTTGTCGAGGTCTTCAGCGGGGATCCCTATTCCTTGATCGATCACGTGTGCGCGAATCACGCCGTCGATGGCCTGGTCTGTCGCGAGGGTCACTGTGCCACCGTCAGGCATCGCCTGACACGCGTTAAGGACCAGATTAAGAAAGGCTTGCTGGAGCAACTCCGGGTCGCCATTGATCGGAGGAAGTCCGTCGTCAAGCCGAAAGGCGAATGTGATCCGACCTGCCGTCTCTTGCGCGTTAGTCGTTTGAGCGACCTTCTGGAGCAGCCCGTTCAGGTCCAGGGGCTTAAGCTGAAGCGTCTGGGGACGGACAAAACGAAGAAAGCCTTGTACGACACGATCAAGACGGTGAACCTCTCCACCGAGTAATTCCAGGCTCTTGGCTATCTCTTTGGGGGGATCGTTCAGCTTCTGTTTCAACAGCTCCAAATGGATGATCATGGCGTTTAAAGGGTTCTTGACTTCGTGGGCCACACCTGACGTGAGCTTCCCAAGTTCCGCGAGCTTCTGGGAGTAGTCTACGAGCGACTGAATTTGTCGGAGCGGTTCAGTATTCGTAAGAATAACCATGCCTCCGACCACGTCGCCCTGGTCCAGCACAGGATAGGCGGAGGCCAAGACATCCAGGGGAGCGTCGCGATCGCCCGGCACCTGAAGGGAGAGGTGCTTCACCGGCGAGCGTCGTCGGAAGACCTCACCCACTGCCGCTGCCAGAGGATGGGTGTCGCCCAGGATCTTTTGCAATGATTGACCGGCCGCGTTCATAAGAGGACAGGCGAGGAGAGCCTCGGCTACCGGATTGGCGAAGATGACTGCCTGCTCTCTGTTCAGCAGGATGATGGCGTCTTCGAGGCAGTGCACGATCCCTTCCAACCTGGCCTTTTCGCTCATGAGGGAGGACCGGTCCTCCTGAATCTGGCGTCCCAAGAGGTTGAGTTTTGTCGCAATCTGTCCTACCTCATCGTCGCGGATGGACGCAAAAGCCGTGTCAAACTCGCCACGCGCCATCCGATCAACTCCTTGAGCAATCTGACGTAACGGCACCACGACGAGGTTTGAGAGAGTAAAGGCGACGACCCAGGCGAGCGGGAAAGCGAGTACCGCCAGCACCAGGCTTCGCCGAACAGCGGCAGAGAGTTCTCGCCAGAGGAGGCTTCCGGCCAGCCCGAGTCGGACCGCCCCGAAAGGCCGGTCGTTAAGACTGAGCGGCAGCGTGGTCTCAAACACTTGGTGCTGGTGGGCCAATACGCCGATCTGCTGCAGAGGGTTCATCTGTAGCAACTGCTCGATTTGCTGACGTGGGAGCGCTAGGTGTCCTTCGCGGGATCGCTCGCTGTCCACCAGAATCCTGTCAGAGTGATCGGTGATCATCGCATATACCAGGTGCGGGGAATAGCCGATGCTGGCATCGAGCAGCGCGCGAAGCTCACGGTCATGGCGCAGCGCAACCTCAGGACGGCTCCCGCGTGACCTGGCGACTGCCCGAGTGGCACCGGAGAATATCTGCTGGGCCTGAAGGGTGCCCTTTTCTGCCGCATCCTGCAGCACCAGGCGGGTTGTCGTGGAAAGGTGAACGATTGAGGCAACTGAGACGATCAGGAAGACCAGCAGGCTGATACCGAGGATTTGCTTACCCCGGATGCCGAGAGTCATCTGCTCTTATTCCCGTGCGGTCGCCGAGGAAGAAGTCTCTTCCCGATAGCGGGCCAACTTATTGTGCAGTGTCTTCAGGCTGATCCCGAGGATCTCGGCGGCCCGGGTTTTGTTCTGGTTCGTGCGTTCCAGCGTTGTGAGAATCAAGGCCTTTTCTGCAGCTTCAATGGTGATCCCGACAGGGATGTTGAGATCCGAAGTCGGCCCACGACGCTGACTGGGGAAATTGGGCGGCAGATCGGTTGAGGTGATTAAGTTTCCGTGGGCCACAAGGACGGCCCGCTCCAGCACATTCCGAAGCTCCCGGACGTTGCCGGGCCAATCGTGCTCGGTCAGGAGGGCTAGCGCGTCTGCGTCCACGCTTTGGACGGCTCTGCCGTATTTGTCATTGAACTCCTCAAGGAGCGCTCGGATAAGGAGGGGGAGGTCTTCCCGCCGCTCCCGCAAGGGGGGGAGGTGGATACTGAACACGTTCAACCGGTAGTAGAGGTCCTCGCGGATAAGGCCATCCTGGACCGCTTGTGCCGGATCCTTATTTGTTGCGGCCACCACCCGGACATCCACGCGGATCTCTTTGCTTCCGCTCAAGCGGCGAAAGGCCCCCTCTTGGAGGATCCGAAGGAACTTGGCCTGGGTGGAGACCTTCATCTCCGCGACCTCATCAAGAAAGATGGTCCCGCCTTCCGCCAGTTCAAAGCATCCCAGCCTCCGTTCGGTAGCGCCTGTAAAGGCCCCTTTCTCGTGACCGAAGATCTCACTCTCCAGCAGTGTCTCCGGAATAGCAGCGCAGTTGATCGGGACGAAGGGGCCGTGCTTGCGGGGAGAGAGATCGTGAATCGTCCGGGCTGCCAGCTCTTTTCCGGTGCCACTCCCTCCCCAGATCAAGACCGGCGCGGTGCTGGGCGCTGCCAATTCAAGCAGCCGGTAAACCTCCCGCATGGCTGGCGTGTCGCCAACCAGCGGGCCGAACCGGCCCAAGTGACGCACCTGGTGACGCAGTAGCCTGACCTCCTTCAACACCGCCCCGCGCTCGAGGGCTTTCTCTACAAGGACTCGGAGCCGTCCGATATCGACCGGCTTGGTAAGGTAATCGTAGGCTCCTTCTTGCATCGCTTGGACGGCGGTCTCGATGGTCCCCTGTCCGGTCAGAATGATCAGGGAGGGGAGGGTCGCATCGGTCTTGAGGGTGCGGAGGAGGGCGATGCCGTCCATCTTCGGCATGACGAGAT contains the following coding sequences:
- a CDS encoding HAMP domain-containing protein, which translates into the protein MTLGIRGKQILGISLLVFLIVSVASIVHLSTTTRLVLQDAAEKGTLQAQQIFSGATRAVARSRGSRPEVALRHDRELRALLDASIGYSPHLVYAMITDHSDRILVDSERSREGHLALPRQQIEQLLQMNPLQQIGVLAHQHQVFETTLPLSLNDRPFGAVRLGLAGSLLWRELSAAVRRSLVLAVLAFPLAWVVAFTLSNLVVVPLRQIAQGVDRMARGEFDTAFASIRDDEVGQIATKLNLLGRQIQEDRSSLMSEKARLEGIVHCLEDAIILLNREQAVIFANPVAEALLACPLMNAAGQSLQKILGDTHPLAAAVGEVFRRRSPVKHLSLQVPGDRDAPLDVLASAYPVLDQGDVVGGMVILTNTEPLRQIQSLVDYSQKLAELGKLTSGVAHEVKNPLNAMIIHLELLKQKLNDPPKEIAKSLELLGGEVHRLDRVVQGFLRFVRPQTLQLKPLDLNGLLQKVAQTTNAQETAGRITFAFRLDDGLPPINGDPELLQQAFLNLVLNACQAMPDGGTVTLATDQAIDGVIRAHVIDQGIGIPAEDLDKIFRLYYTTKPDGNGIGLSLVYRIVQMHGGTIKVGSKVGQGTTMTVSFAAA
- a CDS encoding sigma-54-dependent Fis family transcriptional regulator, producing the protein MAKAKILIAEDEPASRAGLQELLAGWGYAVTAAADGQEALEKASELQPSLIIADLVMPKMDGIALLRTLKTDATLPSLIILTGQGTIETAVQAMQEGAYDYLTKPVDIGRLRVLVEKALERGAVLKEVRLLRHQVRHLGRFGPLVGDTPAMREVYRLLELAAPSTAPVLIWGGSGTGKELAARTIHDLSPRKHGPFVPINCAAIPETLLESEIFGHEKGAFTGATERRLGCFELAEGGTIFLDEVAEMKVSTQAKFLRILQEGAFRRLSGSKEIRVDVRVVAATNKDPAQAVQDGLIREDLYYRLNVFSIHLPPLRERREDLPLLIRALLEEFNDKYGRAVQSVDADALALLTEHDWPGNVRELRNVLERAVLVAHGNLITSTDLPPNFPSQRRGPTSDLNIPVGITIEAAEKALILTTLERTNQNKTRAAEILGISLKTLHNKLARYREETSSSATARE